A window of Verrucomicrobiota bacterium contains these coding sequences:
- a CDS encoding type VI secretion system tube protein Hcp: protein MKLNRISLLIPLLIIAPLLANGAIYIKFDGVDGESRDKDHKGWINLTSLSTGSGEHNGWSDLQSFSQGLSSSNSGKGEAASGQATGRRDAASGLATGRRDAASGQATGRRDAASGQATGRRDAASGQATGKRDAASGMATGKRQHKPLNISKPIDKATPILAKALASGNSIGNVTLQQVENGKTETMVLQNATVAAISSNGQSETVTLNYDKVQVRGWNPQSKE, encoded by the coding sequence ATGAAATTAAATAGAATATCCCTGCTCATACCCCTCCTAATCATTGCTCCACTTTTGGCAAACGGTGCGATCTACATAAAATTTGACGGTGTTGATGGAGAATCCAGAGACAAGGATCATAAAGGTTGGATAAATCTGACCTCTCTATCAACTGGCAGCGGCGAGCACAACGGATGGTCAGACTTGCAGTCTTTTTCTCAAGGTCTCAGCTCGAGCAATTCAGGAAAAGGAGAAGCGGCTTCAGGGCAGGCTACGGGAAGACGCGATGCGGCTTCAGGTCTGGCTACCGGACGAAGAGACGCCGCTTCAGGACAAGCTACCGGAAGACGTGATGCTGCTTCAGGTCAGGCTACCGGCAGGCGGGATGCTGCTTCAGGTCAGGCGACCGGAAAAAGAGACGCCGCTTCAGGAATGGCAACTGGCAAACGCCAGCATAAACCACTCAACATCTCCAAACCCATCGACAAAGCGACTCCCATCCTGGCAAAGGCGCTGGCATCAGGAAATTCCATAGGAAATGTAACCCTTCAACAGGTTGAAAACGGCAAAACCGAAACCATGGTTTTACAAAACGCAACCGTTGCAGCGATCAGTAGTAATGGTCAAAGCGAAACCGTGACATTGAACTATGATAAAGTTCAAGTACGAGGCTGGAATCCACAGTCAAAGGAGTAG